The following proteins are encoded in a genomic region of Gemmatimonadota bacterium:
- a CDS encoding ATP-binding protein, translating into MTRLSARDTTEGFEALEAVEALAALEAVCAATVDEHGALVWTNAGFRRLFETHDPMPIGALVAGYFIEPTFAALTCAAAEGQGYRGLMTIGHPDGHARSLRAHAWREGTQVQLLAEFDIAELERINETAFGLQRESAIAHVSLLQSSQRLQRLHNGLVEKHSALVASDARHRLLFEEMQEGCSINEIITDADGQVVDFRVLEANAAYERHVGVKPERVIGRTIREVFPDADVRQIARMASVVETGEPQSWEYFSPTINRHLRVRAFRGLPRQFVVMYEDITERMAEVAALAAARAAADAANAAKTVFLRNMSHEIRTPLNGILGFTQLLQEEVLSPEVAESVEAIATSGTVLGQLIDDLLDMAKIEADRVDIERSAFNLRACISDAARIIRPRAEDKMLSLKLTVASEVPAELIGDGHRITQIVLNLVGNAVKFTERGGVTVSVNVHERDGSTIMIEILVADTGIGMSASAMLEVFEPFTQAEHSITRRFGGTGLGLTICRQLTNLMGGSVTADSVEGVGSTFRVLLPLEMSEADVTSIDAAQRVSQTLHWSGAPLTVLLVEDHRINQALGRALLQKLGHTVKIAADGAEALQRLLEDAFDLVLMDIQMPVMDGQAALKVLRAREAVTGAHTRVIALTAFAMQDDAERFLAAGFDGYVSKPLHVKFFALPPPPPPTPPADPRGG; encoded by the coding sequence ATGACGCGCCTCTCCGCGCGGGACACAACGGAAGGATTCGAAGCACTGGAAGCAGTCGAAGCACTGGCGGCGCTGGAAGCCGTCTGCGCGGCAACCGTGGATGAGCACGGCGCGCTGGTGTGGACCAATGCCGGCTTTCGCCGACTTTTTGAAACGCACGACCCGATGCCGATTGGTGCGCTGGTGGCTGGGTATTTTATCGAGCCGACCTTTGCGGCGCTAACGTGTGCCGCCGCCGAAGGGCAGGGCTATCGCGGGCTGATGACGATCGGTCATCCCGACGGCCACGCACGCTCCCTGCGGGCGCATGCGTGGCGGGAGGGGACGCAGGTGCAGTTGCTCGCCGAGTTCGATATTGCCGAACTCGAGCGGATCAACGAAACGGCCTTTGGGCTGCAACGCGAGAGCGCGATCGCGCACGTGAGCCTTTTGCAGAGTAGCCAGCGCCTGCAGCGGCTGCACAACGGACTGGTGGAGAAGCATAGCGCCCTCGTGGCGAGCGACGCACGCCACCGGCTGCTGTTTGAGGAAATGCAGGAAGGGTGCTCCATCAACGAGATCATCACGGACGCGGATGGCCAGGTCGTCGATTTTCGCGTGCTCGAGGCCAACGCGGCCTACGAGCGCCACGTGGGCGTCAAGCCGGAACGCGTGATCGGGAGAACGATCCGCGAAGTCTTTCCGGATGCGGACGTGCGGCAGATCGCCCGCATGGCGTCGGTGGTGGAGACCGGCGAACCGCAGAGCTGGGAGTACTTCTCGCCGACCATCAACCGGCACCTGCGCGTGCGCGCGTTCCGTGGGCTGCCCCGGCAGTTCGTGGTGATGTACGAGGACATCACCGAGCGCATGGCAGAAGTGGCGGCGCTCGCCGCGGCGCGCGCAGCGGCCGACGCCGCCAACGCCGCGAAGACCGTCTTCTTGCGCAACATGAGCCACGAGATCCGCACGCCGCTGAACGGGATCCTTGGGTTCACGCAACTGCTGCAGGAGGAGGTGCTCTCGCCGGAGGTGGCGGAATCCGTGGAGGCCATCGCGACGTCGGGCACCGTGTTGGGGCAGCTCATCGACGACCTGCTCGACATGGCGAAGATCGAGGCCGACCGCGTGGACATCGAACGGTCCGCGTTCAACCTGCGCGCGTGTATTTCCGACGCCGCACGGATCATCCGTCCGCGTGCCGAGGACAAGATGCTCTCGCTGAAGCTGACGGTGGCGAGCGAGGTGCCGGCGGAGCTCATCGGCGACGGGCATCGCATCACGCAGATCGTGCTCAACCTCGTCGGCAACGCGGTCAAGTTCACGGAGCGCGGCGGCGTCACGGTCTCGGTGAACGTGCACGAGCGCGACGGAAGCACGATAATGATCGAGATTCTTGTGGCAGACACGGGGATCGGTATGTCTGCCTCGGCGATGCTCGAGGTCTTTGAGCCGTTCACGCAGGCCGAGCACAGCATCACGCGCCGGTTTGGCGGCACCGGGTTGGGGCTCACGATCTGCCGCCAGCTCACCAATCTGATGGGTGGCAGCGTCACGGCCGACAGCGTGGAGGGGGTGGGCAGCACCTTCCGCGTGCTGCTGCCGCTGGAGATGAGCGAGGCCGATGTGACCAGCATCGACGCGGCGCAACGGGTTTCGCAGACGCTCCACTGGTCCGGCGCGCCGCTGACGGTGCTGCTCGTGGAGGATCACCGCATCAACCAGGCGTTAGGGCGCGCGCTGTTGCAAAAACTGGGTCACACGGTGAAAATAGCCGCCGATGGCGCAGAGGCGCTGCAACGGCTCTTGGAGGATGCCTTTGACCTCGTGCTGATGGACATCCAGATGCCGGTGATGGACGGTCAGGCCGCGCTGAAGGTCCTGCGCGCCCGTGAGGCCGTGACCGGGGCGCACACGCGCGTGATCGCGCTCACCGCGTTCGCCATGCAGGACGACGCCGAGCGATTCCTCGCGGCCGGCTTCGACGGCTATGTGAGCAAGCCGCTGCACGTCAAGTTCTTTGCTCTGCCCCCCCCCCCCCCCCCAACGCCCCCCGCTGATCCTCGTGGTGGATGA
- a CDS encoding cobalamin-dependent protein (Presence of a B(12) (cobalamin)-binding domain implies dependence on cobalamin itself, in one of its several forms, or in some unusual lineages, dependence on a cobalamin-like analog.), with protein MAQQVEITHQLSPEGVAQFQSLRDDAVRAVAARFHATYAAEYERFGARGREATREDLQFHLEFLRPVLEFGFLQSMVDYLRWTHGVLAARSVPVAHLSLSIEWLAEYFAEHMDVAHGAIVAGALRSARAAYLAAGTTPTATEVLDQSWPEAVPFHNALLAGNQRDARAVMNGCMDRGATLIEVERHLMQPALYRIGEGWHANVVSVAQEHLATAIVQSLMAAGLSRSMPADDNDRRVLLACVAGNHHSVGLQMVSDAFHLSGWHVQFLGANVPERALLQQVIAFKPDLVGMSVTLESQLPALKRFLALLTERLGDARPPVMIGGMAINTVGAAVLRQVGADATAVDASAVVGAATALVDGVAT; from the coding sequence ATGGCGCAACAAGTCGAGATCACGCACCAACTCTCCCCAGAAGGCGTCGCGCAGTTCCAGTCACTGCGTGATGACGCGGTGCGCGCTGTTGCCGCACGCTTCCACGCCACGTACGCGGCCGAGTACGAGCGATTTGGTGCGCGCGGACGCGAGGCGACGCGCGAGGACCTGCAGTTTCACCTCGAGTTCCTGCGGCCGGTGCTGGAGTTCGGGTTCCTGCAGTCGATGGTCGATTACCTGCGCTGGACCCACGGCGTGCTCGCGGCACGCTCGGTGCCAGTCGCGCATCTCTCGCTCTCCATCGAATGGCTCGCCGAGTACTTCGCCGAGCACATGGACGTGGCGCACGGGGCCATCGTGGCCGGTGCGCTTCGGTCGGCGCGCGCCGCGTATCTTGCGGCGGGAACGACGCCCACTGCCACAGAGGTGTTAGACCAGTCGTGGCCGGAGGCGGTTCCGTTCCATAACGCCTTGTTGGCCGGCAACCAGCGCGACGCGAGGGCCGTGATGAACGGGTGCATGGACCGCGGCGCGACGCTCATCGAGGTCGAACGCCACCTGATGCAGCCCGCGCTCTACCGTATCGGCGAGGGCTGGCACGCGAACGTCGTGTCGGTGGCACAAGAGCACCTCGCCACGGCAATCGTGCAGTCGTTGATGGCCGCCGGCCTGTCGCGGTCAATGCCGGCGGACGACAATGATCGGCGCGTGTTGCTCGCATGCGTAGCCGGGAACCATCACAGCGTGGGTCTGCAGATGGTGTCGGACGCCTTCCATCTCTCCGGTTGGCACGTGCAGTTCCTTGGCGCGAACGTGCCCGAGAGGGCGCTCCTCCAGCAGGTCATCGCCTTCAAACCGGATCTCGTCGGCATGTCCGTGACGTTGGAGTCGCAGCTCCCTGCATTGAAGCGCTTCCTTGCGCTACTCACCGAACGCCTCGGCGACGCGCGGCCCCCGGTGATGATCGGCGGAATGGCCATCAATACGGTCGGAGCTGCAGTGCTGCGACAAGTCGGGGCGGACGCCACCGCGGTTGATGCGAGCGCGGTGGTCGGCGCCGCGACGGCTCTGGTCGACGGAGTCGCAACATGA
- a CDS encoding chromophore lyase CpcT/CpeT: protein MTLGTVPRIVAAALCLALCLALRAAPDAELATIAAWLPGTYDTFAQASADESSSATYQHVRAVLTVTPVALTAPDPDAFAFYLEQALEGQEREPYRQRVIVLRRRNGTIINELYRPRDARSLVGFAGATPLSLGDFNREAGCDASWERASDSTFRGSAGMQERCPSTLRGATHARSTFALSQEFFVTLDQGLGDDGAVHWGPPLGVKGHVFVKRPHARAASAEASGTAHTTPSRRVKVTG from the coding sequence ATGACCTTGGGCACCGTACCACGCATCGTCGCCGCAGCGCTATGCCTCGCGCTGTGTCTCGCGCTGCGGGCCGCGCCCGACGCCGAACTCGCCACGATCGCCGCCTGGCTCCCCGGCACCTACGACACGTTCGCACAAGCGTCCGCCGACGAGTCGAGCAGCGCGACGTACCAGCATGTGCGCGCGGTGCTCACGGTCACGCCCGTCGCCCTGACGGCACCGGATCCGGATGCGTTCGCCTTTTACCTGGAGCAAGCGCTCGAGGGGCAGGAGCGCGAACCCTATCGGCAGCGCGTCATCGTGCTGCGGCGGCGGAACGGCACGATCATCAACGAACTCTATCGCCCGCGGGACGCGCGATCACTCGTGGGCTTCGCTGGAGCGACGCCGCTCTCGCTTGGCGATTTCAACCGTGAGGCGGGGTGTGACGCGTCGTGGGAGCGTGCCTCGGATTCCACGTTCCGCGGTTCGGCCGGTATGCAGGAACGCTGCCCGTCGACGCTGCGCGGCGCGACACACGCGCGATCGACGTTCGCGTTGAGTCAGGAGTTCTTCGTGACGCTCGACCAGGGCCTCGGCGACGACGGCGCCGTCCACTGGGGTCCGCCGCTCGGCGTGAAAGGGCATGTGTTCGTGAAGCGGCCGCATGCGCGAGCGGCAAGCGCCGAGGCCAGCGGCACCGCACACACCACGCCCTCTCGACGCGTGAAAGTAACCGGCTAG
- a CDS encoding amidohydrolase family protein, giving the protein MTRQTITSMFASLFVAATLATQPLAAQEKVIAIRGGTVLPISGPAIPNGTVIIRGGKIAAVGADIAIPQGAEIVDAKGMYVMPGVIDAASQIGLEASDQNEASDPITPALRAFESYNPYGTFGEGKPAPLRNKELLAGGVTTMYLSPADATLIGGQGFIVKNAGNSLDALVVRNPASMDMTLGTPPKTAARARNRDPYTRMAEVALIRQALIKAQEYQRNKQAKPDLPRDLGNEALGAMLRREIPARIQANNATDIRSALRLGEEFGLDVIIDGGAMAYEFRTELAARHIPVILGQLSNPYVSNEEIPDKTDYPPVDERLAGRLTAAGVTTAIATFSRAFGSLAPSGSGKWLLVDAAIAAGYGMSEADVLKAVTIVPAKILGIADRVGTLEVGKDADVIILNGPPLSVKSWVQRTYVNGELVHKK; this is encoded by the coding sequence ATGACCCGCCAGACGATCACTTCCATGTTCGCGTCGTTGTTCGTGGCCGCGACGCTCGCGACGCAGCCGCTTGCCGCGCAGGAGAAGGTCATTGCCATTCGCGGCGGTACGGTGCTGCCCATTAGCGGCCCCGCTATTCCCAATGGGACGGTCATCATTCGCGGCGGAAAAATTGCCGCGGTTGGTGCGGATATTGCCATCCCGCAGGGCGCCGAGATTGTTGACGCAAAGGGGATGTACGTGATGCCGGGCGTGATTGACGCCGCATCGCAGATTGGCCTAGAGGCCAGCGACCAGAATGAAGCGAGCGATCCCATCACGCCGGCGCTGCGTGCCTTTGAGAGCTATAACCCGTACGGCACCTTCGGTGAAGGCAAGCCTGCGCCGCTGCGCAATAAGGAACTGCTCGCCGGCGGCGTGACCACGATGTACCTGAGTCCGGCCGACGCCACGCTCATTGGCGGGCAGGGATTCATTGTCAAGAACGCGGGCAACTCGCTCGACGCGCTTGTGGTGCGCAATCCGGCGTCGATGGACATGACGCTCGGCACGCCGCCAAAAACAGCGGCGCGCGCTCGCAACCGCGACCCGTACACGCGTATGGCCGAGGTGGCGCTCATTCGGCAGGCGCTCATCAAAGCGCAGGAGTATCAGCGTAACAAGCAGGCCAAGCCCGACCTGCCGCGCGACCTCGGCAACGAAGCGCTTGGTGCGATGCTCCGGCGCGAAATCCCGGCGCGCATTCAGGCGAACAACGCCACGGACATCCGCTCCGCGCTGCGGCTTGGCGAAGAGTTTGGCCTCGATGTGATTATTGACGGTGGCGCTATGGCGTACGAGTTCAGAACGGAACTCGCGGCGCGGCACATTCCGGTGATTCTCGGGCAGCTCTCAAATCCGTATGTGAGCAACGAGGAGATCCCCGACAAGACCGACTATCCGCCGGTGGACGAGCGGCTCGCGGGTCGACTGACCGCGGCCGGCGTCACGACCGCTATCGCGACGTTCTCGCGCGCCTTTGGTTCGCTCGCGCCGTCGGGGAGCGGGAAGTGGTTGCTCGTGGATGCCGCCATTGCGGCGGGCTATGGCATGTCGGAGGCCGACGTGCTCAAGGCGGTGACGATTGTTCCGGCCAAGATCCTCGGTATTGCCGACCGCGTTGGGACGCTCGAGGTCGGGAAGGATGCGGACGTCATCATTTTGAACGGGCCTCCGCTCAGCGTGAAGTCATGGGTGCAGCGGACGTATGTGAATGGGGAGTTGGTGCACAAGAAGTGA
- a CDS encoding amidohydrolase family protein, translated as MHPARLFSALVLLSAPSWLLGQGDVTLIRGATIHPASGAPIVNGSILIRDGKIAAIGASVAAPAGARIIEAAGKDVIPGMIDNHSHIGAKVSDLNDSPMLIGPQHRFIDALDLGDTDFNDAVSGGVTTIVTGPGSGENVSGMAIVIKTFGDKLDQRLLLEKGGMKFAMGAKSRDRYPTTTMGVAANLRQYLIRTQEYMATQKKFTDEGQKGAPPARDLGYEAMTDVLTKKTYVRAHVHAATDVMTLLRLKDEFGFELTLHHSTEAYKVAPEIAKRGVSAVVLPLGPRIGATDDAMAGPYVLWKAGVKIAMHTDAPVINQKWLRLCAAIAMRYGIPEEEALKMVTLNAAQIARVSDRVGSLEVGKDADIVIFDGAWYEPRSRVDVVVGNGKVIFERAKEGN; from the coding sequence ATGCATCCTGCTCGGCTATTCTCCGCGCTCGTGCTGTTGAGTGCGCCGTCGTGGCTTCTCGGTCAGGGCGACGTCACGCTCATCCGCGGGGCCACGATTCACCCAGCGTCGGGTGCGCCCATCGTGAATGGGTCTATTCTCATTCGCGACGGAAAGATCGCCGCCATTGGGGCATCGGTGGCCGCGCCAGCCGGCGCACGTATTATCGAGGCCGCGGGGAAGGACGTCATCCCTGGGATGATCGACAATCACTCACACATTGGCGCGAAAGTTTCGGACCTCAATGACTCGCCGATGCTGATTGGCCCGCAGCATCGCTTTATTGACGCGCTCGACCTCGGCGACACCGACTTCAATGATGCGGTGAGTGGCGGCGTGACGACGATCGTCACTGGCCCCGGGAGCGGCGAAAATGTGAGCGGCATGGCTATTGTCATCAAGACCTTTGGCGACAAGCTCGACCAACGCCTCCTGCTCGAAAAAGGCGGCATGAAGTTCGCGATGGGCGCCAAGTCGCGTGACCGGTATCCCACCACCACGATGGGCGTGGCCGCCAATCTGCGTCAGTATTTGATTCGCACGCAGGAGTATATGGCCACGCAAAAGAAGTTCACCGACGAGGGCCAAAAGGGAGCACCGCCGGCTCGTGACCTTGGCTACGAGGCCATGACCGACGTCCTCACCAAAAAGACGTACGTGCGCGCGCACGTGCACGCCGCGACGGATGTGATGACGTTGCTGCGCCTCAAGGATGAGTTCGGCTTTGAGCTGACGCTGCATCATTCCACCGAGGCCTATAAGGTGGCTCCGGAGATCGCCAAGCGCGGCGTGTCGGCGGTGGTGCTTCCACTGGGCCCTCGCATTGGGGCGACCGATGATGCGATGGCTGGTCCGTATGTGCTTTGGAAGGCCGGTGTCAAAATCGCGATGCACACCGATGCGCCCGTGATCAATCAGAAATGGCTTCGCCTCTGCGCCGCGATCGCCATGCGCTACGGCATTCCAGAGGAAGAAGCGCTCAAGATGGTGACGCTCAACGCCGCGCAGATTGCGCGCGTGAGTGATCGCGTGGGCAGTTTGGAAGTCGGCAAGGATGCCGACATCGTGATCTTTGATGGCGCGTGGTACGAGCCACGCTCGCGTGTGGATGTGGTGGTGGGGAATGGCAAGGTGATCTTTGAACGCGCCAAGGAGGGGAACTAA
- a CDS encoding M55 family metallopeptidase, whose amino-acid sequence MLKPITAALCLLALAVAPLAAQRPVKVFISIDMEGIGGVVTAEQLGPTGFEYNRFREFMTAEALAAIAGAREAGATEFVVADSHGNMQNLLIERFPAGVTIIRGSPRPLMMMEGIDSTFAAAFFIGYHPATTNAVGVRAHTISSATFSKVSLNNQALAESGLNATIAGYFGVPVVMISGDEQAVAELQKFTSAYGSAEGAVVKRPISFHAAAVMTPDASQAIIRAKAKAAITRLKDFKPVPARGPWALELSYKSYTPAEMMAYMPGTERVDSHTVRFKAASIIDISRFIEFALSYRADLTP is encoded by the coding sequence ATGCTGAAGCCGATCACCGCCGCGCTCTGCCTCCTCGCGCTGGCCGTCGCGCCGCTCGCCGCCCAACGCCCAGTCAAAGTCTTTATCTCCATTGATATGGAAGGCATTGGCGGGGTGGTGACTGCCGAACAACTCGGCCCCACCGGCTTTGAGTACAATCGCTTTCGCGAGTTTATGACCGCCGAAGCGCTCGCGGCCATCGCGGGGGCTCGCGAAGCGGGCGCCACAGAGTTTGTGGTGGCCGACTCGCACGGCAACATGCAGAACTTGCTCATTGAGCGCTTCCCAGCCGGCGTCACCATCATCCGTGGCTCGCCGCGTCCGCTCATGATGATGGAAGGGATCGACTCGACCTTCGCAGCCGCCTTCTTCATCGGCTACCACCCGGCGACCACCAACGCCGTTGGGGTGCGCGCCCACACCATTTCCAGCGCCACGTTCTCCAAAGTCTCGCTCAACAATCAGGCGTTGGCGGAGTCGGGGCTCAACGCCACAATCGCTGGCTACTTTGGCGTGCCGGTAGTAATGATCTCCGGCGACGAGCAGGCGGTGGCCGAGTTGCAGAAATTCACCTCGGCATACGGCAGCGCTGAGGGTGCGGTGGTCAAGCGCCCGATTTCGTTTCATGCGGCGGCGGTGATGACGCCTGACGCATCGCAGGCGATCATCCGGGCAAAAGCCAAAGCGGCCATCACACGCTTGAAGGATTTCAAGCCAGTTCCGGCACGCGGGCCGTGGGCGTTGGAACTCAGCTACAAGAGCTACACGCCGGCCGAGATGATGGCGTATATGCCAGGCACGGAGCGGGTGGACTCACACACGGTGCGTTTCAAGGCAGCGAGCATCATCGACATCTCGCGGTTTATTGAATTCGCGCTCTCGTACCGCGCTGACCTGACGCCGTAA
- a CDS encoding M1 family metallopeptidase, producing MDQLKKISAIALLVVGAVNAQAQRPAPPPGQNGPQWLNADSSKKVNQSNFRGMEQWPTPNEYRTGSGAPGPKYWQQKVDYVMRAALDTVRHEITGHERVTYHNNAPNELGYLWFQLDQNVERQDSRATLSARALPKGIAQVSPATLKLLGFGDTDVADLGMRIVKVQTVAADGSLHPAAFYVNGTSMRIDLPAPLASGHAVSLEVDWAYRVPENGHNTQRNARDKVKDGWLYEIAQWYPRAAVYDDVSGWTNDQFYSQGEFYQEFGDFDVTVTVPHDHIVRATGVLQNPNDALTAVQRSRLAQAMAADTPVFIVRPEEVAKASARPAGAAPISWHFTAKNVRDFAWASSRTFVWDAMGFRYKPGGRLIELHSVYPRDAMPLWNTYSTKAIKQTMVTYGRMTIEYPYPVASNVHGSVGGMEYPMIAFCGARPRPDGTYDESLKYRLISVTIHEVGHNWFPMILASDERRWGWMDEGMNSFVQYYAEQDWDPAYPTRRGPAKLIVPYMQDANQTSLMTESDLVFANYGNQGYSKPAATLVMLREQVLGPAAFDRGFKEYAEKWAFKKPQPADFFRTIVNGAGEHLNWFWRGMFYTTYANDQAIADVNTQNAAELVGSTSKGKFYHRITVEQRGGLVMPIQLGITYADGTKGKITLPADVWRYDEKSFTYGFFSDKPLQKVVADPDEVLADVNRQNNTWTAPERKPLP from the coding sequence GTGGACCAGTTAAAAAAGATTTCGGCCATTGCGCTGCTCGTGGTAGGTGCGGTGAATGCGCAGGCGCAACGCCCCGCGCCGCCGCCAGGACAGAACGGGCCGCAGTGGCTCAATGCGGACAGCTCCAAAAAGGTGAACCAGTCGAACTTCCGCGGCATGGAACAGTGGCCCACGCCGAACGAGTATCGCACCGGCAGCGGCGCACCTGGCCCCAAATATTGGCAACAGAAGGTGGACTACGTTATGCGCGCCGCGCTCGACACGGTGCGTCACGAGATTACCGGCCACGAGCGCGTGACCTATCACAACAACGCGCCCAACGAACTCGGCTATCTCTGGTTCCAACTCGACCAGAATGTGGAGCGGCAGGATTCGCGCGCCACACTCTCGGCGCGCGCGCTCCCCAAGGGAATCGCGCAGGTGTCGCCCGCCACGCTCAAGCTGCTCGGCTTTGGCGACACGGATGTGGCCGACCTCGGTATGCGCATCGTGAAAGTGCAGACGGTGGCGGCTGACGGTTCGCTGCACCCGGCGGCCTTCTATGTGAATGGCACGTCCATGCGCATTGATCTCCCCGCGCCGCTCGCGAGTGGGCATGCCGTGTCGCTCGAGGTGGACTGGGCGTACCGCGTTCCCGAGAATGGGCACAACACCCAGCGCAATGCGCGCGACAAAGTGAAGGACGGTTGGCTCTACGAGATTGCGCAGTGGTATCCCCGCGCCGCCGTGTACGACGACGTGAGCGGCTGGACCAACGACCAGTTCTACTCCCAGGGCGAGTTCTATCAGGAGTTCGGTGATTTTGATGTGACGGTCACGGTGCCGCACGATCACATCGTGCGCGCCACGGGTGTGTTGCAGAATCCGAATGACGCCCTTACGGCGGTGCAGCGCTCGCGCTTGGCGCAGGCGATGGCGGCCGACACGCCCGTGTTTATTGTGCGTCCGGAAGAAGTGGCCAAGGCCTCTGCGCGTCCGGCTGGGGCGGCGCCAATTTCTTGGCACTTCACCGCCAAGAATGTGCGCGACTTTGCCTGGGCGAGTTCGCGTACGTTTGTGTGGGACGCCATGGGCTTTCGCTACAAGCCAGGCGGCCGACTGATTGAACTGCACTCGGTGTATCCGCGCGACGCAATGCCGCTCTGGAACACATACAGCACCAAGGCCATCAAGCAGACGATGGTCACCTACGGTCGTATGACCATCGAATATCCGTATCCGGTGGCGAGCAACGTTCACGGTTCTGTGGGCGGCATGGAATATCCGATGATCGCGTTCTGTGGCGCGCGTCCGCGTCCGGACGGCACGTATGACGAATCGCTCAAGTATCGCTTGATCTCGGTGACCATTCACGAGGTGGGACACAACTGGTTCCCGATGATTCTTGCCAGCGACGAACGCCGCTGGGGATGGATGGACGAAGGGATGAACTCCTTCGTGCAGTACTACGCCGAACAGGACTGGGATCCCGCCTATCCCACGCGTCGCGGCCCGGCCAAGTTGATTGTGCCGTACATGCAGGACGCCAATCAAACATCGTTGATGACGGAGTCGGATCTCGTCTTTGCGAATTATGGCAATCAAGGGTACAGCAAGCCCGCCGCCACGCTCGTGATGCTCCGCGAGCAGGTGCTCGGACCCGCGGCCTTTGATCGCGGCTTCAAGGAATACGCCGAAAAGTGGGCGTTCAAGAAACCGCAGCCGGCCGATTTCTTCCGTACGATTGTGAACGGGGCGGGCGAGCATCTCAACTGGTTCTGGCGCGGCATGTTCTACACCACCTATGCCAACGATCAGGCCATTGCCGACGTGAACACGCAGAACGCCGCCGAGCTGGTGGGGAGCACGAGCAAGGGGAAGTTCTATCACCGCATTACGGTTGAGCAGCGGGGCGGGCTCGTGATGCCCATTCAACTCGGCATCACCTACGCCGACGGCACCAAGGGGAAGATCACCCTCCCCGCGGACGTGTGGCGGTATGACGAGAAGAGCTTCACCTATGGATTCTTCTCGGACAAGCCACTCCAGAAAGTGGTGGCCGATCCGGACGAAGTGCTGGCCGACGTGAACCGTCAGAACAACACGTGGACGGCGCCAGAGCGGAAGCCGTTGCCGTGA
- a CDS encoding HupE/UreJ family protein, with product MLSEVPSLSEFALYLRVGFHHIVALGAWDHILFVAALTAAYGPRKWKRVAWLITGFTVGHSITLALATFDVVRPSAKLVEPLIALTIVATAAFAVRNQIVAPATRGEERTAWRGRFGIACGFGLVHGLGFASGLRAILGAEQSVTVPLLGFNVGIEAGQLLIVSAIFALGVVALRWLGVSRRSWVLTIGMAAGAAGLTLLLTRLVAMVGD from the coding sequence TTGCTTTCTGAGGTACCGAGCCTGTCCGAGTTCGCGCTGTATCTTCGCGTCGGCTTTCACCATATCGTCGCGCTCGGTGCCTGGGATCACATCCTGTTCGTCGCGGCGCTGACGGCGGCGTATGGACCGCGCAAGTGGAAACGAGTGGCGTGGCTCATCACCGGCTTCACCGTTGGCCACTCGATTACACTCGCGCTCGCCACGTTCGATGTAGTGCGCCCATCGGCCAAGCTGGTGGAGCCGCTCATCGCGCTGACGATTGTGGCCACCGCCGCATTCGCGGTGCGCAATCAGATCGTGGCGCCCGCGACCCGTGGGGAAGAGCGGACCGCGTGGCGCGGGCGCTTTGGCATTGCCTGCGGCTTTGGCCTCGTGCACGGATTGGGCTTTGCCTCTGGATTGCGCGCGATTCTCGGCGCTGAGCAATCGGTGACTGTTCCACTGCTCGGCTTCAATGTTGGGATTGAGGCGGGGCAACTGCTAATTGTGAGCGCCATCTTTGCCCTCGGTGTGGTGGCGCTTCGGTGGCTCGGGGTGTCGCGCCGCAGCTGGGTGCTCACGATTGGGATGGCCGCCGGCGCCGCGGGGCTGACGCTGCTCCTTACCCGCCTCGTAGCGATGGTGGGGGACTAG